The Anastrepha ludens isolate Willacy chromosome 2, idAnaLude1.1, whole genome shotgun sequence genome contains a region encoding:
- the LOC128871878 gene encoding coiled-coil domain-containing protein lobo-like: MPPKKKGNVGNKKDDIVRIDPKKHEAKLKEIEKRHIAEAIAEQELLEDMLLEEEEMIEEEDEGDEDWSDIEPAFNVGRIDLSFPETAAEFANSPQCYPPSYYTLSPKERLLLLYAENFRKQFATFYPKRRPLVLALPNECNVQKLVCTTIRPTAFIHIPLIGSEEECARFVADFIVYEPLEDVTKFVSNSIIIELITTSRNLHAGIVRHDLRMAKYEFI, translated from the exons ATGCCGCCGAAAAAAAAGGGAAACGTTGGAAACAAAAAGGATGATATTGTTCGTATAGACCCAAAAAAGCATGAggcgaaattaaaagaaatagagAAGAGACACATTGCAGAAGCTATAGCTGAACAGGAACTGTTAGAGGATATGTTGTTAGAAGAGGAAGAAATGATCGAAGAAGAAGACGAGGGAGATGAAGACTGGTCTGATATTGAGCCTGCGTTTAATGTAGGGCGCATAGATCTGTCCTTCCCTGAAACCGCCGCAGAGTTCGCTAATTCACCTCAATGTTATCCGCCAAGCTATTACACATTGTCTCCTAAGGAACGACTTTTGCTGTTATATGCtgagaattttagaaagcaatTCGCCACATTTTATCCAAAACGAAGGCCATTAGTGTTAGCCTTACCAAATGAATGCAACGTTCAG AAACTGGTTTGCACTACTATACGACCAACTGCATTTATTCATATTCCATTAATCGGTAGTGAAGAGGAATGTGCTCGTTTCGTTGCTGACTTTATTGTATATGAACCACTTGAGGACGTAACGAAATTCGTAAGTAATAGTATTATTATTGAATTGATAACTACCTCAAGAAACCTGCATGCCGGAATAGTTCGTCATGACCTAAGAATGGCAAAGTACGAGTTCATCTAA